From the genome of Aedes albopictus strain Foshan unplaced genomic scaffold, AalbF5 HiC_scaffold_64, whole genome shotgun sequence, one region includes:
- the LOC109410092 gene encoding uncharacterized protein LOC109410092, producing the protein MLQEIYNSDEEVCPNQEHFVLLTKEHNIQQLARARVLEDLMKELHIYVDSIEETPPTRMSKHMFLIKAKQYQLLQKSKNILKSKRNPTAKANIRQKIYETHMSAVEALEELLRR; encoded by the exons ATGCTGCAGGAAATTTACAACAGTGACGAAGAGGTGTGTCCCAATCAGGAACACTTTGTTCTATTAACCAag GAACACAATATCCAACAACTAGCT CGCGCTAGAGTGCTGGAAGATCTAATGAAAGAGTTGCATATTTATGTGGACAGCATTGAAGAAACTCCACCAACCCGGATG TCGAAGCATATGTTCTTGATAAAGGCGAAACAATATCAGCTTCTGCAAAAAAGCAAAAACATATTGAAGTCGAAACGCAATCCAACAGCTAAAG CTAACATTCGGCAAAAAATTTACGAGACGCATATGAGTGCTGTGGAAGCGCTTGAAGAGCTGCTGCGAcgttaa